The proteins below come from a single Miscanthus floridulus cultivar M001 chromosome 1, ASM1932011v1, whole genome shotgun sequence genomic window:
- the LOC136551202 gene encoding NADH dehydrogenase [ubiquinone] 1 alpha subcomplex subunit 13-B-like: MTESLVRNKPGMASIKEMPVVQDGPPPGGFAPVRYARRIPTSGPSATAIFLTTFGAFAYGMYQVGQGNKVRRALKEEKIAARSAILPMLQAEEDERFVKEWKKYLEEEARIMKDVPGWKVGESVYNSGKWMPPATGELRPEVW; the protein is encoded by the exons ATGACGGAGTCCCTGGTGCGGAACAAGCCGGGGATGGCCAGCATCAAGGAGATGCCGGTGGTGCAGGACGGGCCGCCGCCGGGCGGTTTCGCGCCCGTGCGCTACGCGCGCCGGATCCCCACCTCGGGGCCCAGCGCCACCGCCATCTTCCTCACCACCTTCGGCGCCTTCGCGTATGGCATGTACCAGGTCGGCCAGGGGAACAAGGTCCGCCG GGcgctcaaagaagagaaaattGCTGCTCGTAGTGCTATACTGCCGATGCTCCAAGCTGAAGAGGATGAAAG ATTTGTCAAAGAGTGGAAGAAGTATCTTGAAGAGGAAGCGAGGATCATGAAAGATGTTCCAGGGTGGAAGGTTGGTGAGAGCGTGTACAACTCTGGAAAATGGATGCCTCCGGCTACTGGTGAGCTCCGCCCTGAGGTTTGGTAA